The following are encoded together in the Juglans microcarpa x Juglans regia isolate MS1-56 chromosome 2D, Jm3101_v1.0, whole genome shotgun sequence genome:
- the LOC121248876 gene encoding desmethylxanthohumol 6'-O-methyltransferase-like, with amino-acid sequence MERKEEVALLKGQAEIWQHLFAFADSMALKCAVELRLADIIHSHSVPITLSQIASAIDSPSPDIPYLSRIMRSLVYKKIFTEHHASDGGETVLYGPTHTSGWLLHDAQLTLAPLVLMENNQWQLAPWHFLSQCVKEGGSAFKKAHGFEMWDFAARNPEFNKIFNDAMACTTKIMMGVLLAEYKDGFGSIGSLVDVGGGTGEMIAEIIKQYPHIKGINFDLPHVVATAPAHEGVSHVGGNMFEVIPNANAILLKCVLHDWSDEHCIKILRNCKKTVPQKTGKVIIVDIVIEKDNDDLFQETRMVYDLLMMAHTTGGKERSELEWKQLLKEGGFPRYKIIKLPSITSIIEAYPE; translated from the exons ATGGAACGCAAAGAAGAAGTGGCATTGTTGAAAGGCCAAGCCGAAATTTGGCAACACTTATTTGCTTTTGCAGACTCTATGGCATTGAAATGTGCAGTGGAGCTCCGTCTTGCTGACATCATACACTCTCATAGTGTTCCCATTACTTTGTCCCAAATAGCCTCTGCCATTGACTCCCCTTCTCCTGATATCCCTTACCTTTCAAGAATAATGAGATCTCTGGTCTACAAAAAGATCTTCACCGAACATCATGCATCGGACGGTGGAGAAACAGTACTCTATGGACCTACCCACACGTCAGGATGGCTTTTGCATGATGCTCAGCTAACCCTAGCGCCACTGGTGTTAATGGAGAACAACCAGTGGCAACTGGCGCCGTGGCATTTCCTGAGCCAATGCGTCAAGGAAGGTGGCAGTGCGTTCAAGAAGGCGCACGGCTTTGAGATGTGGGACTTTGCAGCAAGAAATCCTGAATTCAACAAGATTTTCAACGATGCCATGGCATGTACGACAAAGATCATGATGGGGGTGCTCCTGGCAGAATACAAGGACGGATTCGGTTCCATCGGATCATTGGTGGATGTAGGGGGTGGGACGGGAGAGATGATAGCTGAGATTATCAAACAGTATCCCCATATCAAAGGTATTAACTTCGATCTCCCACATGTTGTGGCAACAGCACCGGCACACGAGGGGGTCTCCCATGTTGGAGGGAACATGTTTGAAGTCATTCCTAATGCTAATGCAATTCTCTTGAAG TGTGTACTTCACGATTGGAGCGACGAACATTGCATCAAGATACTGAGAAATTGCAAAAAAACAGTGCCACAAAAGACTGGAAAGGTTATAATTGTTGATATTGTTATCGAGAAAGATAATGATGACTTATTTCAAGAGACGCGCATGGTGTACGACTTGTTGATGATGGCACACACCACTGGTGGGAAGGAGAGGAGTGAGCTTGAATGGAAGCAATTGTTGAAGGAAGGAGGCTTCCCTCGTTATAAAATCATCAAGCTCCCATCTATAACATCTATAATTGAGGCCTATCCAGAGTga
- the LOC121249357 gene encoding uncharacterized protein LOC121249357: MAATLRNVWFRRNCVVFENRLECPNRLMLSVKTIVKDQAVQTLGNSDRQEQVRGADTLSWEKPDCRYVKINWDASLDQKRKKMGVGIIIRDETGKVLATMCDQKGYVEKAVIAECQALRTTVELCSDLQLQKVEFEGDAKEVILSVSSEEELLTSYGYLVDDVRFHFKKNAHWSIHFTHREKNMVAQTLAKKALFIEGKKVWLEDFPKFIVGCLNRDFNFFT, from the coding sequence ATGGCGGCAACCCTTAGGAATGTTTGGTTTCGAAGGAATTGTGTGGTCTTTGAAAATAGATTGGAATGTCCTAATAGACTTATGCTATCTGTTAAGACTATTGTAAAGGACCAAGCAGTGCAGACTTTAGGCAATTCAGACAGACAAGAGCAGGTCAGAGGTGCAGACACTTTGAGTTGGGAAAAACCAGATTGTAGATATGTCAAAATTAATTGGGATGCTTCATtggatcaaaaaagaaagaaaatgggagTAGGGATTATAATTAGAGATGAGACTGGGAAGGTTTTAGCTACTATGTGTGATCAGAAAGGATATGTAGAAAAGGCAGTCATTGCAGAATGTCAAGCATTGAGGACAACAGTGGAGCTGTGCAGTGATCTTCAGCTTCAGAAAGTAGAATTCGAAGGAGATGCAAAGGAGGTCATCTTGTCAGTTTCTAGTGAAGAAGAGTTGCTGACTTCTTATGGTTATTTAGTAGATGATGTTAGGtttcattttaagaaaaatgcacACTGGTCAATACATTTTACTCATAGAGAGAAAAACATGGTTGCTCAGACCTTAGCAAAAAAAGCTTTGTTTATAGAAGGAAAGAAAGTATGGTTAGAGGACTTCCCAAAATTTATTGTGGGATGCCTTAACAGagacttcaatttttttacttga